Proteins from a single region of Sphaerochaeta globosa str. Buddy:
- a CDS encoding type II toxin-antitoxin system YafQ family toxin has translation MFDLYFTNQFKKDYRKVSKSGEITLLDEVIDLLRQGLSLPEKFRDHALIDSKKFKSQRECHIKPDWLLVYSVNNEKLVLTLTRTGSHSELF, from the coding sequence ATGTTTGATCTCTATTTCACCAACCAATTCAAGAAAGATTATCGAAAAGTGTCCAAATCCGGGGAGATAACCTTGCTTGATGAGGTAATTGACCTGCTGCGGCAAGGACTATCTCTGCCAGAGAAATTTCGCGATCATGCATTGATCGACTCCAAGAAATTCAAGAGTCAAAGGGAATGCCACATCAAGCCCGATTGGCTTTTAGTTTACTCTGTGAACAATGAAAAACTTGTCCTTACCTTGACAAGAACGGGAAGTCATAGCGAATTGTTCTGA
- a CDS encoding MBL fold metallo-hydrolase has protein sequence MSKGIEIIDVGGVNCYLIEADDDFVLIDTGFSTKRMFLDEVLKKAINKPGEVPKKLKLVILTHGDSDHAGNCKFLKENYGAKIAMHFEDSKMVENGDMSWNRKSKPDKISFTFRLVTLAFGKNSAFGTFKPDIYLQEGQNLSKFGLSAKVIHLPGHSKGSIGVLTNEGDLFCGDLIYNFAGFKYIDNLEDFNKSIDKLKKLDINILYPGHGKPFSISNFYRKVNKK, from the coding sequence ATGTCGAAAGGTATAGAAATAATCGATGTAGGTGGGGTGAACTGTTATTTGATCGAAGCCGATGATGACTTTGTGCTCATAGATACTGGGTTTTCCACAAAACGTATGTTTCTTGATGAAGTGCTGAAAAAAGCAATCAATAAGCCCGGAGAAGTACCTAAAAAGTTAAAGCTTGTTATTTTAACTCATGGCGATTCCGATCATGCTGGAAATTGTAAGTTCCTTAAAGAAAATTACGGAGCGAAAATCGCAATGCACTTTGAGGATTCTAAGATGGTCGAAAATGGTGATATGTCGTGGAATCGAAAGTCAAAACCTGATAAAATCTCTTTTACTTTTAGATTAGTTACGCTTGCTTTCGGTAAGAATAGTGCTTTTGGCACGTTTAAACCTGATATTTACTTGCAGGAGGGACAAAATCTCTCTAAGTTTGGTTTATCTGCAAAAGTAATTCATCTTCCGGGGCACTCAAAGGGATCTATTGGTGTACTGACAAACGAAGGCGATTTATTTTGCGGTGACTTGATTTACAATTTCGCAGGTTTCAAGTATATCGATAATCTTGAAGACTTTAACAAAAGCATAGATAAACTGAAGAAGTTAGATATCAATATCCTTTACCCTGGTCATGGAAAACCATTTTCTATAAGTAATTTTTATAGAAAAGTTAACAAGAAATAA
- a CDS encoding DeoR/GlpR family DNA-binding transcription regulator yields MNERRVNIIGILEKNGFASVSLLAEALGVSDMTIRRDLDYLEEKKKVRRVHGGAVTVENCNREPAFEQRATNLVEEKRNIARLAATLVETETTIALDSGSTALELVKCLVDIPQLTIVTSSIHIMNLCLSHPNIQILVPPGHLRPHEGSIVGSETVEFLRTIHVDQFFMGVGGIDSKAGVTEYNMDDIAVKKALAANAKQLIVLADASKFNKITFAKICDLDLIDCLVTNATLPKNLQELFDDLGTMVLKP; encoded by the coding sequence ATGAATGAGCGACGAGTGAATATCATTGGTATCTTGGAAAAAAATGGATTTGCCTCAGTCTCCCTTCTTGCAGAAGCCTTGGGCGTTTCCGACATGACCATCCGAAGGGATTTGGATTATCTTGAAGAAAAAAAGAAAGTAAGAAGAGTTCATGGAGGAGCGGTTACGGTGGAGAACTGCAACCGAGAACCAGCCTTTGAGCAAAGAGCCACAAATCTTGTCGAAGAGAAACGCAATATTGCGCGCTTGGCTGCGACCTTGGTGGAGACAGAAACCACTATTGCCTTAGATAGTGGTTCTACTGCACTCGAATTGGTCAAATGTCTCGTAGATATTCCCCAGTTAACCATCGTCACGTCCAGCATTCATATAATGAATCTTTGTCTGAGTCATCCAAATATTCAAATACTTGTACCTCCGGGGCATCTGCGTCCACACGAAGGTTCCATAGTTGGGAGTGAAACCGTCGAGTTTCTTCGCACCATTCATGTGGACCAATTCTTTATGGGCGTAGGGGGAATTGATAGTAAGGCTGGTGTTACAGAATACAACATGGATGATATTGCTGTCAAAAAAGCGCTAGCTGCGAATGCAAAACAACTCATCGTCCTGGCCGACGCCAGCAAGTTCAATAAGATAACATTTGCAAAAATCTGTGATCTCGATCTTATAGATTGTCTGGTCACGAATGCAACATTACCAAAAAATTTACAAGAACTATTCGATGACCTGGGAACTATGGTTCTCAAGCCATAA
- a CDS encoding VF530 family DNA-binding protein, which translates to MNNPLHGITLENLLIRLVDYYGWDGLFERLQLQCFYNDPSIKSSLKFLRKNLWARTKLENIYLDLEYYLNEESRR; encoded by the coding sequence GTGAACAACCCCCTCCATGGTATAACGCTGGAGAATTTGCTTATCCGTCTGGTCGATTACTACGGCTGGGACGGGCTGTTCGAAAGGTTGCAACTACAATGCTTCTATAACGATCCCAGCATCAAATCCAGCTTGAAGTTCCTACGCAAGAATCTTTGGGCGCGGACAAAGCTGGAGAATATCTACCTGGACCTTGAATATTACCTGAACGAGGAATCGAGGCGTTAG
- a CDS encoding type II toxin-antitoxin system RelB/DinJ family antitoxin — translation MSGTITVRVNEKIKAEAQALYESIGLDMSTAINIFLLKSIDMNGIPFNVSKSFPNKETLAAMDDAENGKNLSGPYKSMKELKVALNV, via the coding sequence ATGTCTGGAACCATTACCGTTCGAGTGAACGAGAAGATAAAAGCAGAGGCTCAAGCACTTTATGAAAGCATTGGATTGGATATGTCCACTGCAATCAACATTTTCCTTTTAAAATCGATTGACATGAATGGAATTCCCTTCAATGTCTCCAAGAGCTTTCCCAATAAAGAGACTCTCGCAGCAATGGATGATGCAGAGAACGGAAAGAATCTTTCCGGACCATACAAATCGATGAAAGAGCTAAAAGTTGCCTTGAATGTTTGA
- a CDS encoding YwbE family protein, protein MDGKTRANIHAGLEVLIVLKQDQATGNTTKGVVKDILTNSSTHPHGIKVRLESGEVGRVKEILSRT, encoded by the coding sequence ATGGATGGTAAGACAAGAGCTAATATACACGCTGGATTGGAAGTGCTTATCGTCCTCAAGCAGGACCAAGCCACAGGTAACACCACCAAAGGTGTGGTCAAGGACATCCTGACCAACTCCAGCACGCATCCGCACGGCATCAAGGTCCGCCTTGAGAGTGGTGAAGTAGGGCGGGTGAAGGAGATTCTATCACGGACATAA